A stretch of DNA from Lycium ferocissimum isolate CSIRO_LF1 chromosome 4, AGI_CSIRO_Lferr_CH_V1, whole genome shotgun sequence:
GTTGTCGTTAATAAATTAAATCTAGAATTCTGCAATTTTCTCGATACGTTCTAATTAACGTTCAACATGCTGCAGGTTGGAGCCGGTGATTATCGAGCTTGAAAGACAGAGAGCACCAGTGGTGGTAGTATCTCACCAGGTTGGTAAATGTTGCTGAAACATGAAATTACCTCGCTTCCATGTGGATGTGCATGACATtggttttttttcctttctaaatcTCTTGTAGGCAGTATTGAGGGCTTTGTATGCTTATTTTGCTGATAGGCCTTTGAGTGAAATTCCACACATAGAGGTAATTACTTGATCCTGCGTGTGAAGAATTTGATGAGGATCGTCATATTATATTCCAGAATGAACGGGGTTGCATGTCCATTCGTGCTGATTTGGTAGTTTAAGCGTATTGAACATATCTTCTAGACATGAAAATGATATTTATCTTCTTCTGGGCGAGCTGCGGGCtactttttcattctttccaTTCCATCTGTCTTGCTTGATTGGTTAATTAAGTTGCTGAATGAAACCAAGTTCATTAAGGTTCCTCTAGGAAAAATATGCACCCTGGTTTGAAGTATGGGTAGATAAGACACTGacatgattctaaataagatgcTGAGCATAAAACCTGTATTAGGGTGTTATCTTTTCAAAGGTTGTAGAGATGGTTGGTGCTAAATGCTAGTTGAgatttttggtgtgtttagtacgaagaaaaatactttttggaaaatgtattctaaaaaataagtcattttcTGGCAACCAGACAccaatgaaaaatatttttcattaaagAGGGAGAAAACAACTTTCCTCGCTTATGTATGTCTCCGATAGTtcatttgaaataattttaaaattttagagTGTGTTGGATAGTGAGACGGTTTCTTCTGGAAAATGATTTCCACTgggaaatattttccttcaccAAAGACACCCATTACTCATCATTTAACCAGGAAAATGGCCTTGAAGTTGGATTCTTCTACTGATTATATATATTCTGGTGGCTGGGAGACAAGGGGCCAAAGTCTTGTAGTGGCTGTAGGTGTTGATTTTCTTCATTTATGCATTGTGCATTTTTACTTAGTGAACTTTGAACTTGACGGAAGAATTAATCATTTCAACGAAGAAACTAAAACAGAAACCTATGCTATATTCTTTCCTGAACTAGTACAGAAATAAAACCGtcttttacccttttctttcttaaacatCCAGATGCCACTTCATACAATCATAGAGATACAAATGGGAGTTACAGGAGTGCAGGAGAAGAGATACAAACTGATGTAGGTCATTGCAACTTGACTTGCTAATTCATAAATGCAGCAATTCTCTCATTCTTTAAGTTGTAATTGATACCAAAAAGCTGTATATTGATGAGACTTTGAATTAAAGTGTATTATTTTGaagggctttttttttttttttttttttttttttttttttttttgtgacgaGCAAATAATCTCTCCAAAGTTGTGGAAATATCCGGCTTTACCCAAAATATTCAGGAAAAGAGTGTAGTTTAGTTACCCACAAAATATGGACTCTGATCCTTAATATGATGTAAATTCTATTTTCCTCGTCCAAATTCATATGGGACCCCTGAGAGAACCAACTCAATGGCAACTACCAGAGCTAGACATGCTATTCCCAATAAAATGTATTAATATCACTGTTTCTGgtaattcttgttttatttcagTACATGCATTGGTTCTTGGATTTTGGTGCAAGGTCGCCATACGAATCGATCCTCTGTTTCCATGCCTCATCTTTCAGtacttgctttattatttttcatcatttagcTTTCTGCATTGTTAAGTGATACTCCTGTTTCTATATATGTGGTCTAATCTGGCTAGACATGGAGCttaaggaagaaaaaaagaaacactTTTGAAACGTGTGGTCTTTTGAATATGCTATGACATTTCTGTGGCTATAATAGTATGTCATTAAGGGTAAAGTGTGAAGTTCAAAGTTAATTTGTTCTAATATAATAAtgtgttattcttttttaaatgtttaACAAGAAAATAGCGTCACATAAACCGATTGGAGGGAGTACGATCTATATGAGTTATCCGACAAAGGGTCTCTTAAAAATGGTGAGTTCTTCAATTCCGCTGTTCGTATACAGAGGAACGCATTGGAATGTATATCATTTGTGACTTGTGAATTTGTTGGAAGACGAAGGCGTGTGCAGAAGTCAACAAAGTATATTACCATGCATTCCGTGCAGACTGTAGAAACGTTATTAGCTGTATAAAATAGGACAAAGAGCACCCAAAAGAAAAACAGTTCCATAACTGTTggttaaaaattataattttggtgTTAGTATAACAAATCAAGCTAACTTGTTTAGCTTCTACGGCTTTTACTTTGTGATGTATGCTTAACTTAAACTTTAATCAAGGTTTTTTTCGCTTTACTTTGTGCAATTAAAGAATCTTAAAGTTACAAGCTTCGATTTATCCTCAACTTGCCTATAAACCTACTATTTGAATCGTGCAATGATCTATGCTTCTTagcaagagaaaaagaaagaagtatCTATGCTTAATGGTGAAAACGCTAATGATACGTGCCCATGTTATGAACCAACTGACCATACATCTAagagttttatgtttatatgcATTGACAGTATAAGGAGccggacatgatttgaaatcatgagatggaatcatgatgatttgaagttgaagttttgtttggacatgcaatttggattttttaagttgtattttttcttatagacataaaaacttCACAAGTTGttaaaactatcaaaactttctcaattcttatataatcttaccaaatgaccaagtcatagttcataacaaaattgatacgctactagaaggctttttaaaaaaatacaacatcaattgatcaaactttagtttaataaaatggaaaattgaacatgagttgtagtgtaactactctttaatataattctcACATGGTTGGTAaaagtaaatttgttataaatatactaccaacttgtagatcttttaatatttgatataaatggttggtaaaaatgattggtaaatatatctatcaacttatggatttattttacaaaatataaatttatgggttagtttttccatttaaaaaatttgaaatcataatttggaatctcaaatcatgcctttttggatgatttgggatttcatctcatgagatgaaatcgcatgtccaaacgcctactaaacaAAAACCTTTTATACTTATCAAGTTCAGTTGAAGTATAACATGATGTTACTCTAAATATCAAACAAGATACAATAAGAATAGAGTGACAACTTGCTATATTATCAAATCAATAAGCTGATTTTACAAATTGGCATATTGCCGCTAGCTGGCAAACCAAAGAACACGAAATAAAATAGATTCCATTCGCTGATCACTAGGAGCGGAGCTAGCATGAGAAGTACAGGTCAAATATCTTTGGTCCAAATCTTATATATTTGTTGAGATATATCCACTGATATGTACATTTAATAAACTTCAGAACTCATAAATTTCAATTCCTAGATCCATGTACCGCTTCATTGTTGGTGCAATTCATGCAGTGACTGCTGAAATTTCAGTAGAGTTGAGTTGCAGAGAAGCTCGACACAGAGGACAATTGGAGTGACACGAGAGCCATTTATCGATACATTCAGCATGATATGTATGGTGACAATCTGGCAATAACTTAACCATTTCATCATCTCTAAATAACCCCAAACAAATTGGGCACTCACTTTCTTTAACAGTACCTGTACATGTCTCACCAAATAAGAAAACTGGCAGCTTTTGAATAGATTCTTCATCAAGCCCCTTGTTTATTTGGACCAAAACTGCATCCCCAGATGCAGAACTTGATAATACTATTTCACTGGAAAAGCAGCTAAATTTACAaacaaaatagaagaaaaagaatgcaACGAGTAgtattaagaagaagaaaaagatgatCGAAAGACCATGGTTGTGGAGATGTAAGGTGATTAATTTGAGGTCGCTGAAGTACCAGTTTGAAGTTTGAGAATCTTGTAAAGACATGACGAATTGAACAATGGGGAACTGAAATGAAAGTTGTGGGAAAAAAAGTATGGACTTTCTGGTGCCTACTTATTACTTGTAAGTTAGTTATATTACTACAAGAGGATGCCACTGTGACGGATGGAGATTGGAGAGTACAATTACTAGGTTCAATAAAATCGAGCATTTTCGACATGAAGTATGGATAGGACATgtgaaatttaattaaattttgacGGAATCTTAAATTTCGAACAAAAATATACTAGGTTTATCCGTAAGAATATAATAGTCAAACTCATCGTATTTAAATCCGGGAGTTTCCTTTATCAGGCCATAGTGTTATCCACTATACATACCAAAacgtttattattattattattattattattattattattattattgttattattattattataactTCTATACATTGATAATTAAAATATGGTTTAATGCCTATGCGGCCCcctaaataatttatatcatcaaatcatctaAAAATAAGTACATGTAACACCTGGTAATAAGTGAAACTAATAACCTAAAAAGCAAAACAGACAACACAATCTCATATAATAGGTTAAATTACACTGAtaacataattttttgaaaacatgtatataaatttaattctttcttcttttcatctGTTACAGTAGAGCAATAACTCCTACGGCTAACTCACACTCTTTCAGCCTTTCGCTATCAGTTCCATCATGCTTCAACTGTTTCATTTAATTCCCATAGTGCTAATTAGGTCCATTGCCCATACGTGAAAGATTCAAAATGAATAAGTGTGAATGGTGTTACATGCATCCTTTTGGATTTAATATTTGAGATGAAGAATTACAAATTACTAGGAAAAGAAATTCCTTGTGCTACAAAGATTTTCTTTAGTCACAATCTTGAAACGGCTATAGTTGGATTGCACATAAACCCAAATTGGCCTGCTTATTTATTGAGGAAAATAAAAAGATCATATAATAGTTAACGTATTGCATGCCAACTTTTGCCTATATATATTCAGACCCAAAGCTAATTACTTAAATGATCattcaaattataaaaataattaaaaatgacaaaattagcTCATAAAATATGATTAGCCAAGCCGCGGTCTAGTGCAGGTGCACTAGCTCGAC
This window harbors:
- the LOC132054056 gene encoding putative RING-H2 finger protein ATL36; translation: MGSLTEYSEKFHCCQVFDDEESRGQIRQGGVEFVISPKEHLGLDAKTISDLPIFMFKLSSLTNDVKKLDNYMESECSICLGCYEDEEIVKMMPKCHHGFHSPCLDKWLGNCSTCPLCRSSVDSSAVLLLKHDGTDSERLKECELAVGVIALLLLVSLITSCFSSEIVLSSSASGDAVLVQINKGLDEESIQKLPVFLFGETCTGTVKESECPICLGLFRDDEMVKLLPDCHHTYHAECIDKWLSCHSNCPLCRASLQLNSTEISAVTA